Below is a genomic region from Macaca thibetana thibetana isolate TM-01 chromosome 1, ASM2454274v1, whole genome shotgun sequence.
TGAGTTCTGGGCTAAGTCTTGCATACACCCAGGGGAGGTTGTCATGGAGAGTTGCAGGGACAAGTGCGTAGGCCATGTTGTTGGTCAGTCTGGGAGAGACACAGAAGGGGGTGATGCAAGCGGTGGGCTCCTCAACCCACCTATCCTTTCTTGCTCCACCAGCAGGAGAGTAAGAAAGGGTAGGTGGGTGGGTTGAGGGGCTCCCTTGTCCTCAGTTCCAAGGAGTCTCTGAGTAAGAGAAGGGTAAGGGGACTCTGGGTTCTCCTTTGGCGAGAAGGGAAGGAAGTGCTAAGTCTCAGAGGACCCTGAAGTGTAGGAAGTGgagagggaggagcaggagagaggaatGTTAGCATAAGAGACAGTGAGGAGAAAGCAGGAATGGGGTGGGAGTATGGGGGCTACATCCCTGATGCCACTGTCCCCCTCCATGGCCCAAGTCCAGcctggcctctgcctctgcctctgccctaccttgctgtgtgactttgcaaTTGTGTCCAACCCTCTCTGGGCTTCAACAACCTCGTCTCTGGCCATGATTTCAGGGCTCTAACATCAGGTGTCTTTTATGCCATTTGACAAGAAGTCAGGGAAGGTAGAGAAGGgaaaaatgaggcccagagagggaggcCGATTTCCCCAGATCACCAGCAGGCAAAGAAGCCCCATGGAGAGGGGCGCCTGTGGCCACACTGCCAAGACCTCACACTCTCTCCATCCCCTCAGCCTCGGAGTGGGTGCCTGTGAGTGCCCGGCCCATGATGGTGACCCAGCAGACCGTGCGGAACCTGGCTCTGGGAGACAAGCTCCTCCTGCGGGTGTCTGCAGTGAGTTCCGCAGGGGCTGGCCCGCCGGCCATGCTGGACCAGCCCGTCCACATCCGAGAGAATATCGGTAAAGCCCATCCTGGCCTTCAGCTCCCCAGCCCTTCCCAAACACCTCATctaatggagaaactgaggccagcaGGTAGAGGGAGCCAGGCAGTCATTTCCCCCGTCCCACACTCACATGCACAAGCCACACACTATCACATCTTGCCTGAAGAAAGTTCCAGGTTCCTCAGCAGCAAGGGGCCTCTGGAGGTCTAAGAAGCCATTTCCCTGAGTGGTCCAGCCCCCACGCCTTGAGGAAGGGGCTTCCTGATGCTCAGAAACAAAAGGTCAAGTTCCCTGGGTCTCCTGCTCAATGCTAAGGGTCCATGTGTTCTTTCTCCCATCTAATCTCAATTCCTCCAGTGGCCATAAACACTCATTTTCTGCCCATTTCCTGCGTCCTGGGTTCCAGATTCTCTCAAAGGTCTTGAAACAGAGAGAAGGCCCTACTTGCCCCTCGTTCCACCACGGTCCtagtggaaagaaaaagagggtctGCGAAAGGTCCATGAGGACTTCTCCATCGCAGAGGGCGTACCTCACTGGGGCCCCGCAGGCCAGCTGCCATCCCCATTGCTAATATTTCTATTTGCAAGGTGCATTAGCCTCAATcctccccttgctcccctccCAGAGCTGATCAGGTTTCAGTCTGTTAATGACAGTGAGTCATTTGGTGTGATCTGAGGTCTCTGGGGACAGCACAGTCCCCCAGGGTGAGGAGAGACACAGGCAGGCAGGTGGCCTGAGGCCTTCTCCACCTTCCTTCTTGTTCCTCCACAAGGGGATGGATGGTTCCTGGAAGAGGCTAAACAGAACTCTGTAGCTCTAGACAAGGCCTCCAGAAGGAGAGGGGATCCATAGGAGGGGTGAAGTCTGAATTCAAAAGGAAATGTTCAGCTCTGAGGCCTGAGAGACATGGGAACCATGGGGTTAGGGAGCTTAGATTCATAGACTATCGAGGCCAAGCAGATCCCAAGGAGCCCAGAGCATCCCTTGAGGCCACCCAGCCTTTTATTGGCAGTCCCAGAGTCTGATGCCTACACAGGACCACTCatgccccactgcacttcagggcCTCTTCTCCGGTGGCACCCAAAACCCAAGGACATTCCCAGCCTTTGGCTCTGAGTGAGATGTGGCCCCACCTGGCAGCTGCAGTATGGCTGTGTTGACTCTAGTCTTGGAGGTGCCAGGAAGGCCTCTTGGTTGGGAGGGTGCTGGGCTTCCCCAGGGAACCAGGGAGCTCAGACTCTGAGAGGCCCCTCAGGCCCAGCATTGATGGACCCAGCCAGACTCAGCACCCACTTCTCCATTCAAATTCCTCTGGCAGGAGAGAAGGGGATTTcctggagagaagagggagaggaggctgTGAATAAGTGGGGAACAGCCAGGCTTGTCATGGGCAGGGCAGAGTGGGGGCCCTGTCCAGGATCCTTGACTGCTCAGCTGTCCCTCCTCAGCCACCTGGAGCTGCCAAACATTCTTGACCCCCTGCAGCTGTCCCTAGAGCATTCCATGGCTGAGCTCGCAGAGCCAAGTGCCCACTCAGCTAATCCTCAGAGACACCGTGTTCCTTCTCACTGTCTCATCCTCCTCCGCCCTGCGTGCCACCAACCAACTGCTGCCACCTGTTTGCTGCAAAGGAACCTCAGTCATGGGCCCAGCACCCGCCCCAGGGGACAGGGGTGGTGGCCACTGCAGCTTCCTTTAGAATGCCCAGGGGCTTCAGTGGTTGCCCCTGACCAGGTGAGGGTCAGAAGGTCATTCCTTAGCATAACAGGTGGCTGAAATAGGACTTCAGGAAGGACTTCCCAGCTCTGAGACTAACAGATTATGGgagggtgacagaggaagaaggGGGGATACCTGCCCTGGCTTCACTTAGGAAGGGAAAGATCCTAATCCTCTCAATAAGGCCTGGAGACAGAGGAATGGACAAACAGGGTTTCATAAGGACTTCTCTGAAAGTCCTGGGCTTGTGGAGGGTGGGGGGTATTAGAGCAGGAAGACGGCAGTGGCCTCCCCTTCTTAGAAGTGCAGCCGGACAGGTGCAGCACCTGCTCCCCAGCAGGGGGAGACAGAGAGTCAGCTAGGGCCCATCTGGTGCTTGGGAATGCCTGGGCTGCAAGGCAAATCCCATCCTGGCAGAGTCGAGGCGCCAAGGGAGTGCCCAGGATGCTTACCAGTTCACACCGTGGAGGCGCTGACCTCCTGAAACCTCCTGCTCCCTTAAGGGACGTGGGCCCCTAGACCTCAGGAGTGAAAGTTTCACCCTTCCTGCAAGGAGGGACCCCACGGCAGCCAGGCACACGCAGGACCCTCCTCCCAGCCAGCATCCCTCACCAGCTATCCCCTGCCCCACCTCAGAAACCCCAATCAGCCACCCCACTGCACTGCTAAGCCCAGACTCTTGCTTTGATCCAGAGGCCCCCAAGATCCGTGTCCCCCGCCACCTCCGTCAGACCTACATCCGCCAGGTAGGAGAGACGGTCAACCTGCAAATCCCCTTCCAGGTGGGTATTTCCCCCACCAAGGGTAAGAGGCTGGGTGGGAACCAGAGCCCCCATTTAAGGGGAGCCTGGGAAATGGCAGGATCTCCAAGGGTTGGGCTGAGACCCAGTGAGACGGCCTCATCCTCCCACAATCATGTACATGACTCATTAGTGATTCTCAGCCTGGGGATGGGCAGGTGGGCCCCAGAGCGGGCTGGACACCTGGAAGATGTGGCTCAGGGCAGCCCCTGTGGCTCCAGCCTCTGCTGCCCCTCCTGAGAAGGGCCAAAGGGACAGGCTTCCCCGAGAATAGCTCGAGACTCCTAGAGTTAAGGGGGTGTGGGGACGCTGGCACCTCCCTACACTCACCCTGGGGCCTCCTCCCTGCCAGGGGAAGCCTAAGCCTCAGGCCACATGGACCCACAACGGCCATGCCCTGGACAGCCAGCGGGTGAGCGTGCGCACCGGGGACCAGGACTCCATCCTCTTCATTCGCTCGGCCCAGCGCTCCGACTCGGGCCGCTACGAGCTCACCGTGCACGTGGAAggcctggaggccaaggcagccattGACATCCTGGTGATTGGTATGGAGCCAGGGGAACAGTGCTGCCTCAAGGGGGACCTGGAGCCCCCGACCTCCTATCCCAGAGCTGACGGCTGATGGGAGCAGGCCAAGGGAGTGTGGCAGGAGCCAAATCTTGGATGTAGGGGCTCTGTGGCCAGCCTGGCCCTCACGCTCACTTCCCCTCGCACTCTGGGCCTACAGAGAAACCTGGACCTCCCAGCAGCATCCGGCTCCTGGACGTCTGGGGCTGCAACGCTGCTCTTCAGTGGACGCCACCCCAGGACACAGGCAACACAGAGCTCCTGGGCTACACGGTGCAGAAGGCAGACAAAAAGACAGGGGTGAGGCTGGCTGAGGCAGAGTGGGGTCAGGGTACGAAGTGGTCAAGGTGGTGGAGAAGGCCCATCCTACTGAGTCTAGGGACCGAGTCTAGGGATCCAGTTCTGGTCTGCCCACTGCTAACCTGACTCCCTAGGAGGCCCTTAACAAGACTTttcctctctggacctcagatgCCTCCTGAAGACTGTGAGGAGGGCTGGCCCGGGCTGTCTGAAGCCTTTCAAGCTCCGGAGCCACACTTCTCAAATCTTAATGTCCACATGAGTCACCTGGGGAGCTTGCTAAGAGGCAGAGTGTGACTCAGTAGGTCCAGGGTGGGGGCTGAGGGCCTGCATTTCTAagaagtttccaggtgatgctgaagTTGCACATCTGTGGGCCACACTTTGCACGCGAAGGCTCTAGGATTCTCTGAGGACCCTTCAGAGGTCACCTGAGTGACCCAGGGGGCCCTTCTTCCAATTCAATGTCCTGAGGTTCAAAGCTGGATGGTTCAGCATCCCAGGGTTGGGGGCATGGAATGAGTTCCTGTGAGGAGAGGGCTCCAGGGTAAGCAGGGAGGGCGAGGACAGGGGTGAGAAATGAGGGTGACGCCCAGGGCCCTGCAGCAATGGTTCACAGTGCTGGAGCGCTACCACCCAACCACCTGCACCATCTCTGACCTCATCATCGGCAACTCGTACTCCTTCCGGGTCTTCTCAGAAAACCTGTGTGGACTCAGCGCCTCAGCCACCATCACCAAGGAGCTCGCCCACATCCAGAAGGCAGGTGGGTTTGGGCCCAGAGCTGGCTGTgctaactctctctctctgtccctgccTCTTCCTCGGCATCTCTGCACCCCTCTCTCTGGGCTTCTCCTGGGCGTCTGCCCCTGGAACACGGGCTGTCCCCTCACTCCACAGCTATGCATACACACGCACAGAATGGCTGTAAAGTAGTGGATGTGGCTGGTTGATTTTAACAAACACATCAGAGCAAATCCACACAAATGAAAGATGCCCCTTTGGAGGCTGTGTACTTATTCCAGAGATGTGTGTGCATCCGCCAAGTTTCAGGCAGAAAGTGTCCGAAGGGAATCTAAAGGGTGACCCACAGGTCATGGATAGGTAGTGTGCTAAAAAGGGTGAGTTTGCTAAAAGCAAGCCTCCCAACCCTAATACACACCACATAGATGGACAAGAGAGATAGGAGTATTTACTGTCTCCACACAGGCACCTGACCCTCTTGTGTCAAATGTTAAACCCTGGGCCCTTTTCCCTGTCCCTTGTGTGCCCCGAGGCCCTCTCCAACCCACAGTCTGTGCGGGTTCCAGAAGGCAAACTTTTTTTAACACTAGCCTGAACTGCACAGAATTAGGAAGAAATTTTTGTTTAGAAAAGGAAAGCCAGTCAAGTCTCCAATGacaaacacaaaggaaatatGGCATCTCTGAGTTACTAGCCTCCACCTTCTGCCAAGATGCTCTCATCTCTCGTTTTTCCACCTTCTCTTCTCTGCTCACCACCCTGACCCACCCAGCTACAGTCTcagctctctctgcctctttgagATTGTCCAAGTTCCCGCAAATAAGCCATGACTTGCTATCCATAGATCGTGGATCACAGTCAGTCCTAACAGGTCTCCTTCACTCCTGTAAGCTCAGATTCACCCGACTTTCTCCCCTGAACCCAGATATTGCTGCCAAACCTAAAGGGTTTATTGAGCGAGACTTCTCAGAAGCCCCTTCATTCACCCAGCCCCTGGCTGACCACACCTCCACCCCTGGCTACAGCACCCAGCTGTTCTGCAGTGTCCGAGCTTCACCCAAGGTGAGGGTCCAGGCCCTGCTGTGCCCTGGGCTGGTGGGGGCAGATGGGGACAGCAGGGCTGAGGAATCCTCCAGGCATCCACACCTAAGCCTGGGGATAGCCTTTGAGTGCCCCGCTCCAGTCTACACCTCCCCAGCTCTCTTCTGACCATGCCTCCCAGCCCAAGATCATCTGGATGAAAAACAAGATGGAGATCCAGGGCAACCCCAAATACCGTGCCCTCTCTGAGCAAGGCGTCTGCACCCTAGAGATCCGGAAACCCAGCCCCTTTGATTCTGGGGTCTACACCTGCAAGGCCATCAACGTGCTAGGGGAGGCATCTGTGGACTGCCGGCTGGAGGTCAAAGGTGAGAGTTTGAGGATGGGAGAACGGGAGTAAGCACCTCTCTGGAGCTGAACTAGAGGCAGCAGAGAGCTTAAAATCAAGGCAGAAGAGAAGGGGTAGTAAGATTGGGGTCAGGCTGTGCTGATTACTTTCCAAGTGGGAGGGTGGACAGGTGTAGAAGAGGGTGTATAACCGTGAACCTTGTCAGTTCCCCGCCACTTCCCCCAAACTCTAACTGCAGCctctcttccagcctcagccacgCACTGAAGAGCCACAGGAGGAGGCTGTGATGAGGAGCCAGGTAAATGGCCTGACTCACCCGCTCTGTCACCTCTGTGGGTGGCACGGAAGCAGAGAGGAGGCCGGGAGCAGGGGGTGGGAGTGAAAAGGGAAGGTGGTGGTCAGCTCTGGGTACAAACTTGAGGACACAGGCAACTAGCACGCATGTCCAGAGACTTGCAGTGACGTTGCAGGGCCAGGCAATGCCGGTGTGGTCCAGAAGGGGGTTGATTCCGTGGACCGCCACATGACCAGAGTCTGCTCCCAGCTCTGAGTGACCTTCAGCAAAGGTGTTCTCTCTGGACACATTTCCTCATCCGAAAACTGGGGATAACAACCtttccctgccttccctcccctgGTGGTTCTGCGGCTCTGCATAAGTACAGAAGTATCTAGAACTGCAGTGGGCAGAGTTCAGACCTGGGCTTGGTCCTGAGGGAGGGAGGCCTGGTGAGAAAGAGGGTGctgctccccctcccctctctgcacctctctggCCTGCAGCCGAGCTCTGCTCACACCAGGGCTCAGGAAGCATGTCCTCCTCCAGGTGCTGCAGGCTTGAAGGGTCAGGTCCGCCAGGCCCACAGTCAAACTCCAGAGATGTCCAAGACCCCCACTTCCATAGCGACGGCTGATGGAACTGCCCCTGGTACCTGCTGGCCTCCCTCCCACAGAGGCAGTTGTCCAGAACTCAGGACTGGGCCTGGTAGGCCCCGGGCCATGCTATCTGGGCTCAAGGGGTGCTGGAAGGCGCAGAGATTGGAGTGCCCTGCGGAGTTGCGCACTGGGTGGGAAGCACTCCAATAAAGATGCGTGGTGTTACAGCGCGGGGCCTCTGTGCCACTGAGCGTCATCATCTAGGGGGAGGTGCTGTGTCACCAGGAGGCGGGGGTGTCTGAATGTTTCACCATGAGGGGTTCTCCAGATATGTCACCATGAGGAAGATGCCAGTGGGAGAGGTCTCAGGATGTCAtggctggggcagggggtgggggttcTGGACATGTGAGTTTTCAGGATCTCACTTCCTGATCAGGGTTTGCTACCCCAAGTGTGTAACTatggaaacacacacaccctctctggAACCTTCCTTCCTTGAACGCCTCCACAGGCCCACTCTTGCAGCTCCTCCCGGCCCCCGCCATTGCTTCCTCTCTGCTAAAGCTGCGCCCAGCAATGTGCTCTCCACAGGGTTCACAGTTTTTTATTAGTCACTTGGGCCTCCCTTGGGGGCCAGGGCACACCCCCTTTCCAACAGAGGGAAGGGCCTGGAAGCAAGGCCTGGAGTTGACACTCATGTTCAGAAGGTCAACTCAGTGaccacctcccctcccccgcctcgCCCCCCCCTACACGGGGGCTCCAGGCTCCCCCGCCTTACCTCCCCTCCACCGGGGCTCCAGGCTCCCTGCCTCACCCCCCCAACACAGGGGCTCCAGGCTTGGCAGGGCATGGGTTGGTCCTTCCCCAGATCCCTAAAGTCCTAGACCCCCAGACACCTGCAATAGAGCTTCCAAAGTCCCTGAACACCCAGCCAAATACTAGGGGTATTGAGGGATTCACATGACAGCAAGGCCTTCTCCCACACACTCTCGGGGGGTGCTCTCCTCTGCCTGCTGCAGCCTGCTAAACCCACCCCAGGGGGACCCACAGTCAACACTGAGTCCTTACAGACCCTTTCCTTCGTCCACCCCATCCCCAGGCAGGCAGAATGTCTAGGGTTCTCCTCTCCATTAGGCCCAGAAGCAGCAGAGATGGGGTCACCTAGGACAGTTCAGGCCCAGCATCGGGCGGGCCAGTGGAGCTGGTGGCCCAGATGACAGGTAATTACACTCCAGGCTCCTCCCTGGAAAACTCAGGGCAAGAAGGAGGGCTCAGAGCTGCCACCTCATGGCTGTTTGAAGCCAGCACCCACCGCACCAAGCTCACTCCCCAGGGCATGGAGCCAGCACTCCAGCAAATATCAGAAATGATTTCTGAACCTACCCTTTCTGCCTCTCCCACGTACAATCCTGGGCTGACCCAGGGCAAGGAGAGTAGGCACCCTAGCACCTGGTATGGCCTGGGGCCCAGAGTCCTCAGAGTTGGGAATGGAGGCTCCTTGATTCCTGCCCCTTAGCTGCCTCTGGCCACCCTCTCCTACAGAACAGGAGAGACAGCCAGGCCAGTGCGTCCTCGACCTCTCTCCTTCCATCCGTCTCAGAGGGGATGCTCTCCTCTCCTTAAGCTTGGTCCTGGGGCTGCACCACCAACATCTAAGACAAGCAGACTCCCCTGCCTCACTGCAGAAGCCCAAGCACCTTCTCCCAGCCCAGGTGGCTCCTCTGCAGTCTTGGCCTCCCCAGGACCTGCCCAGCCCTGAAGCGCTGGACTGCTCATGGGATGGTCAGGCAGGTGGAGGCTCAGGACACTCTTGCCTCTGGACACCCGGTCCCTCTGTAGGATCCTTGCCCTCCCAAGCCTCCTGCAGGGCCCCGAAGTATAGGGTAGTTAACTCCTAGTGGAGGGACCACACCCTGCGGTTATCTCTTCAGAGCCTCCCCCGTGCCCCTGGCCCACAGCCCAGCTGGGGCAGGCTCAGGGAGACCCCCGGGACAGTGAGCAAGTGAGGACTGGACTGAGACCCCACTGGATGTGGGCTGGTGGGAGCAGAAGGCGGGGTCTAGTCATCAGGCCTCTCTTCTGGGAGATCCTCGTCAATGGGGGGTGCAGGCTGGCAGCGGAAATGGTCATTCCAAATCTTAAGGAAGGTGACGCGGAACTTCTGGATGCGGAAGGCGTAGACGATAGGGTTCATGGCTGAGTTGCCGTGCGTGAGGAAGATGGCAATGTAGGTGAGGATGCTGGGCTTGTGGCAGGACGGGCAGAAGAGGGTGATGCAGTTGAGGATGTGCAAAGGCAGCCAGCTGAGAGcaaagaggaagaggatgagggCCAGCGACTTGGCGATCTTCAGCTCCTTCCCATAGTACTTCTGCGGGTCGCCAGAAGAGGCTGATACCTTCTTGTTGAGCTGCTTGCGGATTAGGTAGAAGACCTCCAGGTAGATGAGGACCATGAGGAGAAGCGGGGGCAGCACCCACACAAAGAAGTTGAAGTAGACCATGTACTCCATGCTGATGACTTTCTCGAACTCGCACTTGATCACAGGCTCCCCCATGCTGCCGTTGGCTGCCCAGGCCCGCTCCACCGCGCTCAGATTGTTCCAGCCAAACATAGGGGTCAGCCCCACCACCAAGGAGAGGATCCAGCAGCCGGCGATGGCCACCGCCGCCCTCCGGGGGGTCACCACCATCTTGTATCTGGGGGAGAAGAGGGCAGAGTGTCAGGATCTGCCTCCCAGCTGCCTCGAAAGGCCCCTCCGAGGCACACCTGGCCTCCAGGGGCCTCTAAGAGGAGCACCCTCCCCATCCAGGGCCCAGTGAGTGGGGAGGTGCATGTCTTTTGCTTGAGGGCCGAGTCTTCAGGATCTAAGATTTAGTGCTTGCCATGCATTGGCTCACTCTCCTGCAGAGAAAGGAAATCCtgattaataacaaaaataataatagaaaatcacGGAGGAGCTCCTTTAGGAATTTcaaggaaaagtaaaaattcCTCCCATGCGCTCAGCACGCCCCCACTGGTTATCTCACCCTTGCTTCATGACAGCCTTCGTCGCGTAGGAAGTCACCGGCAGAATGAGGGCTACCCAATcgaaagatgaggaaactgaggttcaaagtaGTCACAGGatctgcccaaggccacatggaAGGTGGCAGCGCCATTCCATGCTTCCTAAAACATGTCTACACTGACCGAAACACCCAGGTGATTAACCAACCATCCCTTCTCTTAGGCCAGCAGACACAACTGTCATTTCAAAAAATCTTTCACACAACCCCCCTTCTCTTGGCCTTGTCCCATACTCCCCTGCCATACCCTGTCTCCCACCTCTACATTAACCTCCTGTTTCCCCTTCCAATCACTGTGCAGCACTTAACTCCTAACAGCTTGATCTCAAGAACCAGCCCTGCACTCCCAAGCTAACTGGAAATGATGCTCAGGAAAGAAAACTGATATTCACTGAGCATCTACTACGTGCTGGAtactttcactcattcattcatgcatttacGCGCGCATACATGGatgcattcattcagcaagcattTGTCAAGTGCTTTCTGTGCTAGGCATTGCTCTCTGCGCTGAGAATAAGATAAAAGATCCCTGCTTCTACATATCTCACATTTTGGGTGAAGAGACAGATAACaccaaagcaagaaaataaacgAGACAACTATAGATCATGATACGTCCTTTAAAGGAAATAGGTTGAGTCAAGGGCCTAACTTTTTTCATGTCATGACCCACAAAGAAGATGGAAACCTCTGGATGACGAGGCTGCTCATGAGCCACAAGGGTTGGGCGTTTTCACATCTCAGGGGTTCCTGCTTCCCTTTAAACCAATCTAGCCAGCAGCCATCATGGCTTCTGCCTATACACCGGCCTTGGAGACAGTGCCAAGGGCTGGGTCTCGCCAGCTCTGTGCTGAGGAGCCGGCTGAGCAGCAGCAGCTTGCCCAGTTgttattttccaaagcagcttcTGAAATGGATGGAGTGCCCTCCTGAGCATGTAAACAGCTTCTGAGACCCAGGAGTGTGAAGGGAGAGGCTGCCGACCGTTTCCTTCTGCCCCAGGGATGCAGAATCTGCGGCTTTCTTCTGCATGGTGATGATGCTTAAAGTCTGTCTCACCCCAGACAACGCTTCTCCTAGATCCTTTACCATCCATCAAAGCCCACCTGCTCTGTGAAGGCTATAGAAGTAGGAAGGGAGACAATTTGCAGAGTGGGAGGAACCAGATGCCCCCTCTCCACCCCATCTAGAAGATAAGGACTACAAGAGACCTTTGGAATCTCATTTTCTATCCCTTCATTGTCCCAGTGAAGAAATTGAGGACTAGATGACTCCAACACCTTCAGAGCAGTTCCCCTCTCCTACTCTGTGATCATAGGATTCTTGTGCCCCAAACCGCCACCAAGGGGCCTTGAGAGGTGACTGGTTCACTTGTGACTCTGAAGTTTCCTTAGATCCAATCCTCACTCTCTTGCTGTAATTGAAGCCCTTTCCCTCCTCTGTATCCTCAAGCAGAATGGCCAGGCCTGGTGCAGACACTGTGAGTCAGAAGACCCAAACTTGGGCCGCCAGTCTGCAACTTGCTAGATCAATGTCTCCTCTGTAAAAGAGACCTACTTCAGAGggggaggatcaaatgagatactACGTGTGCAAGTACTCTGTAAACACGCAACCAGTATTCCTTTGCCTGAGCTCTTCTTACCCCTCCAAGCTCCTAGACAAATGGCCACCTGGAAAACTCCAGTATCTCTGGATGCTTAGCAAACACAGCCTAAGGGCTATTTAAACATCTTCCTCACATCTTGTTCCTGACCATCTCAAAGTGTTCCCCACGTGTCCTCTCAGATATGGTGGAAAAAGTTCCGGGAGTGAGTCTACAGGAAAAGACCAAAGGAACGTTGGTCATTCTGAAGGCTGAGAGATGCTATCTCAGCAGCCACACAGCGGAGAGCAGGGCCAGATCCCCAGGTGAACCTCAGCAGGGAAAGACAGCTGCTGCTGCAGAGAGGACAGGGCCAGGTGTCCTGCCTACCCCTACCACCCATCACATCTGCTATTTATACCACATTTATCATGTACAAATCCCTTTCTCAGTCCTATCTCGGGTAATCCCCATAACCGCTGCTGTGGTGAGCACAGCAGACAAGGgaatgcccatttcacagattagaAGCTCCACTGGCCTGGGTCTCCTGACTCCAAGCCCAGCTCACCTTCAGGGTGCCAGGCTGACTGTGGATTGCTGAGATGCAGATGATTGGCAGGTTGAAAATATCCCTTGCCTATTAGATTTAAAAGGGGAACTTCTAGACCTTGCCCAAGGAAGGCACCACCCAGAGTCAGTGGGGTGGGCCAGGTGACCTCTGGTGCTGCCGTCCAGCCTATGGATTGAGGGATCTAGCCTGGGACTGACATCAGGGCAGTGATGACTTATGGAGAGAGGAGAGGTAGACAGTGACA
It encodes:
- the MYBPH gene encoding myosin-binding protein H isoform X2, giving the protein MMEKTTSEDPACSPEETASESAKVPTAEPPGEVAVSESTGEEQVPKPQAPAPQAPAAPVTTKPAPPSEDVPSAPLLLTLEDVSNSSVTVSWEPPERLGRLGLQGYVLELCREGASEWVPVSARPMMVTQQTVRNLALGDKLLLRVSAVSSAGAGPPAMLDQPVHIRENIEAPKIRVPRHLRQTYIRQGKPKPQATWTHNGHALDSQRVSVRTGDQDSILFIRSAQRSDSGRYELTVHVEGLEAKAAIDILVIEKPGPPSSIRLLDVWGCNAALQWTPPQDTGNTELLGYTVQKADKKTGQWFTVLERYHPTTCTISDLIIGNSYSFRVFSENLCGLSASATITKELAHIQKADIAAKPKGFIERDFSEAPSFTQPLADHTSTPGYSTQLFCSVRASPKPKIIWMKNKMEIQGNPKYRALSEQGVCTLEIRKPSPFDSGVYTCKAINVLGEASVDCRLEVKASATH
- the MYBPH gene encoding myosin-binding protein H isoform X1 — translated: MMEKTTSEDPACSPEETASESAKVPTAEPPGEVAVSESTGEEQVPKPQAPAPQAPAAPVTTKPAPPSEDVPSAPLLLTLEDVSNSSVTVSWEPPERLGRLGLQGYVLELCREGASEWVPVSARPMMVTQQTVRNLALGDKLLLRVSAVSSAGAGPPAMLDQPVHIRENIEAPKIRVPRHLRQTYIRQVGETVNLQIPFQGKPKPQATWTHNGHALDSQRVSVRTGDQDSILFIRSAQRSDSGRYELTVHVEGLEAKAAIDILVIEKPGPPSSIRLLDVWGCNAALQWTPPQDTGNTELLGYTVQKADKKTGQWFTVLERYHPTTCTISDLIIGNSYSFRVFSENLCGLSASATITKELAHIQKADIAAKPKGFIERDFSEAPSFTQPLADHTSTPGYSTQLFCSVRASPKPKIIWMKNKMEIQGNPKYRALSEQGVCTLEIRKPSPFDSGVYTCKAINVLGEASVDCRLEVKASATH
- the ADORA1 gene encoding adenosine receptor A1 isoform X2 → MSCRAVSTAQPSPTARGPELCCLELWALPLGPLPASRQDAFQAAYIGIEVLIALVSVPGNVLVIWAVKVNQALRDATFCFIVSLAVADVAVGALVIPLAILINIGPQTYFHTCLMVACPVLILTQSSILALLAIAVDRYLRVKIPLRYKMVVTPRRAAVAIAGCWILSLVVGLTPMFGWNNLSAVERAWAANGSMGEPVIKCEFEKVISMEYMVYFNFFVWVLPPLLLMVLIYLEVFYLIRKQLNKKVSASSGDPQKYYGKELKIAKSLALILFLFALSWLPLHILNCITLFCPSCHKPSILTYIAIFLTHGNSAMNPIVYAFRIQKFRVTFLKIWNDHFRCQPAPPIDEDLPEERPDD
- the ADORA1 gene encoding adenosine receptor A1 isoform X1, with product MPPSISAFQAAYIGIEVLIALVSVPGNVLVIWAVKVNQALRDATFCFIVSLAVADVAVGALVIPLAILINIGPQTYFHTCLMVACPVLILTQSSILALLAIAVDRYLRVKIPLRYKMVVTPRRAAVAIAGCWILSLVVGLTPMFGWNNLSAVERAWAANGSMGEPVIKCEFEKVISMEYMVYFNFFVWVLPPLLLMVLIYLEVFYLIRKQLNKKVSASSGDPQKYYGKELKIAKSLALILFLFALSWLPLHILNCITLFCPSCHKPSILTYIAIFLTHGNSAMNPIVYAFRIQKFRVTFLKIWNDHFRCQPAPPIDEDLPEERPDD